The following is a genomic window from Mycolicibacterium sp. TY81.
TTGGGGCCGGCCTGCGACCAGATGGCAGCGATGTTCGGCCGGGTGGCGATCCAGCAGAAACCCTTGCTGCGCAACAGACCTCGCACCTGGTCGAGGGCATCGGCGAGTCGCTGCGGATGGAACGGGCGATCGGCACGGAACGTCATGCTGCTGATCCCGTACTCCTCGGTTTCCGGGGTGTGCCCGTTGGCGATCTCTTCATCCCACCCAGGAGCCTCCGCGGCAAGTTCCGGATCGAACAAGCCGGTGTCCAAAACGGTTGCCAGCGGCACGATCCCGTGCTCGGTGCGCTCGATCCGCGCATTGGGGTTGAGACGCCGCACGACGGCCTCGACGGTCGCGGTCGTCTTGGCGCTCACGAGGTCGGTCTTGTTGATGAGAATGACGTCGGCGAACTCGACCTGGTCGACCAGCAGATCGGCGATGTTGCGGCCGTCGCCGTCGGCCACCGCGAGGTTCCGGTCGGTGAGCGCTTCCCCGCGCGCCAGTTCCGGCAGGAAGGTGCACGCATCGATGACGGTAACCATCGTGTCGAGGCGGGCGAGCTCGGACAGGATGAAGCCGTCCTCGAACTCCCAGCTGAAGGTCGCCGCCACCGGCATCGGCTCGGAGATGCCCGTCGACTCGATCACGATCTGGTCGAATCGGTTCTGCCGGGCCAGATCCGCGACCGCGGTGATGAGGTCCTCACGCAGGGTGCAGCAGATGCATCCGTTGGTGAGCTCGACGAGCTTCTCTTCGGTCCGGTCGAGATGCCCCTGACCGGCGATCAGGGCCGCGTCGATGTTCACCTCGCTCATGTCGTTCACGATCACCGCAACCCGGCGACCCTCCCGGTTGGCGAGGATGTGGTTGAGCAGCGTCGTTTTGCCCGCTCCCAGGAAGCCCGAAAGTACGGTCACAGGGATCAGGTCAGCTGAAGTCGAGGGCATGGCTTAACGATAATCATTTTCATTAAGGAATGCGAGTCGGCGGCCGGAAATAATCCGGACCGTAGTCCGGTTGGTGATCGGCAGAGGCCGGACAGTCCGGCCCTCGAACCAAGCAAAGGACAGGCACATGACCTCCACCGCAACCGCTCCCCTCAGCGTCGGCACCTGGGCGATCGACACCGCCCACTCCACCGTCGAGTTCTCGGTACGCCACCTGATGGTCAGCAAGGTCCGCGGGAAGTTCGAGAACTTCAGTGGCGCCATCACCGTCGCCGCCGACGGCACCCCGTCGGTCACCGCTGAGATCGACGTGACGTCGCTGAACACGGGCAACGAGCAGCGCGACGGCCATGTGAA
Proteins encoded in this region:
- a CDS encoding GTP-binding protein; translated protein: MPSTSADLIPVTVLSGFLGAGKTTLLNHILANREGRRVAVIVNDMSEVNIDAALIAGQGHLDRTEEKLVELTNGCICCTLREDLITAVADLARQNRFDQIVIESTGISEPMPVAATFSWEFEDGFILSELARLDTMVTVIDACTFLPELARGEALTDRNLAVADGDGRNIADLLVDQVEFADVILINKTDLVSAKTTATVEAVVRRLNPNARIERTEHGIVPLATVLDTGLFDPELAAEAPGWDEEIANGHTPETEEYGISSMTFRADRPFHPQRLADALDQVRGLLRSKGFCWIATRPNIAAIWSQAGPNLTIEPAQYWTSTEIEPGQEIVFIGIRLETSSVRALLDSALLTDDEMAAGTSAWLRYADPLPAWTAAHSHV